A genomic window from Silene latifolia isolate original U9 population chromosome Y, ASM4854445v1, whole genome shotgun sequence includes:
- the LOC141630758 gene encoding uncharacterized protein LOC141630758 codes for MSNGSGSSSNGLSHLPIFKGVKFQFWELKMKTLFRSQELWELVETGFEDAKPAEPDLALKEKRKKDVKALFILQQALDEEIFPRIASATTSKGAWDILQKEYVGDKKVVKVRLQSLRREFETSLMNDKESVQEYLSRMTEVVQQMKAYGEEMTNEHVVGKILRSLTPKFDHVVAAIEQTRDLETYSLDELVGSLQAH; via the coding sequence ATGTCCAATGGATCAGGGTCGAGTTCCAATGGGCTCTCTCATTTGCCTATTTTCAAAGGAGTGAAGTTTCAGTTCTGGGAGTTGAAGATGAAGACATTGTTCAGGTCTCAGGAACTGTGGGAACTGGTTGAGACTGGGTTTGAAGATGCTAAACCAGCTGAACCAGATCTAGCActcaaagaaaagaggaagaaagaTGTTAAGGCTTTGTTCATACTTCAACAGGCCTTAGATGAGGAGATCTTTCCTCGTATTGCTTCTGCCACCACATCAAAAGGCGCCTGGGATATTCTGCAGAAAGAATATGTAGGTGATAAGAAAGTAGTCAAGGTGAGACTACAATCTCTAAGGAGAGAGTTTGAGACTTCTCTCATGAATGACAAGGAATCTGTGCAAGAGTACTTGTCCAGAATGACTGAAGTGGTGCAGCAGATGAAGGCATATGGAGAGGAGATGACCAATGAGCATGTCGTGGGGAAAATTCTGAGGAGTCTCACACCAAAGTTTGATCATGTGGTGGCAGCCATTGAACAAACAAGGGATTTAGAGACTTATTCCCTTGATGAGTTAGTGGGCTCTCTTCAAGCACATTGA